Proteins from a genomic interval of Gossypium hirsutum isolate 1008001.06 chromosome A09, Gossypium_hirsutum_v2.1, whole genome shotgun sequence:
- the LOC107888464 gene encoding uncharacterized protein isoform X1 translates to MDTKNKDVIRLERESVIPILKPKLIMTLANLIEHGSDRAEFLKFCKRVEYTIRAWYLLQFEDLMQLYSLFDPVHGAQKLQQQNLSSEEVDVLEQNFLTYLFQVMEKSNFKIATDEEIDVALAGQYLLNLPIIVDESKIDKTLLKRYFSEHPQPNLPDFADKYIIFRRGIGIDRTADYFFMEKVDMIIARLWAFLLRLTRLEKLLNRRLRERHKKEPKKDDEINPEADSEDLYVERIRLENMDLSSIKKLVSKTTIQEPTFDRIIVVYRRASPKPNTDRGIYVKHFKNIPMADLEIVLPEKKNPGLTPMDWVKFLASAVVGPVTVFSSLQMPTADLWVIFAILSTVIGYCAKTYFTFEANMATYQNLITQSMYDKQLDSGRGTLLHLCDDVIQQEVKEVIEVIISFFILMEQGKATMEDLDLRCEELIKEEFGESCNFDVDDAVEKLEKLKIVSRDSIGRFYCVGLKRANEIIGVTTEELVLKARQGSISA, encoded by the exons ATGGACACCAAAAACAAGGACGTTATTCGATTAGAGCGTGAATCCGTCATCCCCATCCTCAAGCCCAAGCTAATCATGACTTTGGCCAACCTAATTG AACATGGTTCTGATCGGGCCGAATTTCTAAAGTTCTGCAAGAGAGTTGAGTACACGATACGAGCTTGGTATCTTCTCCAATTTGAGGATTTAATG CAATTATACTCCCTCTTCGACCCTGTACATGGGGCTCAGAAATTGCAGCAGCAAAATTTATCTTCTGAAGAAGTAGATGTACTTGAACAGAATTTCTTGACATATTTATTTCAG GTGATGGAGAAGAGTAATTTTAAGATTGCTACAGATGAGGAGATTGATGTCGCACTTGCAGGGCAATATCTTCTTAACCTTCCCATAATAGTTGATGAATCTAAG ATTGACAAGACACTTCTGAAGAGATATTTTTCAGAGCACCCCCAACCAAACCTTCCTGATTTTGCTGATAAG TACATTATCTTCAGACGTGGGATAGGAATTGATCGTACAGCGGATTATTTTTTCATGGAGAAGGTGGATATGATCATTGCACGTCTTTGGGCATTTCTTTTAAGGCTGACACG ATTGGAAAAACTTTTGAACAGAAGATTAAGAGAACGACATAAGAAAGAGCCAAAGAAGGATGATGAAATTAACCCTGAAGCAGACAGTGAAGATTTGTATGTTGAACGGATCCGTCTTGAAAATATGGACCTAAG CAGCATCAAGAAATTGGTGAGCAAGACTACAATCCAAGAGCCTACTTTTGATAGGATTATTGTTGTCTACAG GAGAGCAAGCCCCAAACCAAATACGGATCGAGGAATATAcgtaaaacatttcaaaaatattccAATGGCAGATCTGGAAATAGTGCTT CCTGAAAAGAAAAATCCAGGATTAACTCCCATGGACTGGGTCAAGTTCCTTGCCTCTGCTGTTGTGGGGCCG GTTACTGTGTTTAGTTCTCTTCAAATGCCTACAGCTGATCTTTGGGTCATCTTTGCCATTTTGTCAACTGTGATTGGTTACTGCGCTAAGACATATTTCAC GTTTGAAGCAAACATGGCTACATATCAGAATTTAATAACACAGTCCATGTATGACAAACAACTCGATAGTGGAAGGGGAACTTTACTTCACTTGTGTGATGATGTGATTCAACAGGAA GTGAAAGAGGTAATCGAGGTAATCATCTCATTCTTTATACTAATGGAGCAAGGTAAAGCCACCATGGAG GATTTGGATCTAAGGTGCGAGGAACTAATTAAAGAGGAATTTGGGGAGAGCTGTAACTTTGATGTAGATGATGCAGTTGAAAAGCTAGAGAAGTTGAAAATTGTTTCTCGG GATTCTATTGGACGATTTTATTGTGTTGGACTGAAACGTGCAAATGAGATTATTGGTGTCACCACTGAGGAACTCGTGCTGAAGGCAAGACAGGGTTCTATTTCAGCTTAA
- the LOC107888464 gene encoding uncharacterized protein isoform X2 produces the protein MDTKNKDVIRLERESVIPILKPKLIMTLANLIEHGSDRAEFLKFCKRVEYTIRAWYLLQFEDLMQLYSLFDPVHGAQKLQQQNLSSEEVDVLEQNFLTYLFQVMEKSNFKIATDEEIDVALAGQYLLNLPIIVDESKIDKTLLKRYFSEHPQPNLPDFADKYIIFRRGIGIDRTADYFFMEKVDMIIARLWAFLLRLTRLEKLLNRRLRERHKKEPKKDDEINPEADSEDLYVERIRLENMDLSIKKLVSKTTIQEPTFDRIIVVYRRASPKPNTDRGIYVKHFKNIPMADLEIVLPEKKNPGLTPMDWVKFLASAVVGPVTVFSSLQMPTADLWVIFAILSTVIGYCAKTYFTFEANMATYQNLITQSMYDKQLDSGRGTLLHLCDDVIQQEVKEVIEVIISFFILMEQGKATMEDLDLRCEELIKEEFGESCNFDVDDAVEKLEKLKIVSRDSIGRFYCVGLKRANEIIGVTTEELVLKARQGSISA, from the exons ATGGACACCAAAAACAAGGACGTTATTCGATTAGAGCGTGAATCCGTCATCCCCATCCTCAAGCCCAAGCTAATCATGACTTTGGCCAACCTAATTG AACATGGTTCTGATCGGGCCGAATTTCTAAAGTTCTGCAAGAGAGTTGAGTACACGATACGAGCTTGGTATCTTCTCCAATTTGAGGATTTAATG CAATTATACTCCCTCTTCGACCCTGTACATGGGGCTCAGAAATTGCAGCAGCAAAATTTATCTTCTGAAGAAGTAGATGTACTTGAACAGAATTTCTTGACATATTTATTTCAG GTGATGGAGAAGAGTAATTTTAAGATTGCTACAGATGAGGAGATTGATGTCGCACTTGCAGGGCAATATCTTCTTAACCTTCCCATAATAGTTGATGAATCTAAG ATTGACAAGACACTTCTGAAGAGATATTTTTCAGAGCACCCCCAACCAAACCTTCCTGATTTTGCTGATAAG TACATTATCTTCAGACGTGGGATAGGAATTGATCGTACAGCGGATTATTTTTTCATGGAGAAGGTGGATATGATCATTGCACGTCTTTGGGCATTTCTTTTAAGGCTGACACG ATTGGAAAAACTTTTGAACAGAAGATTAAGAGAACGACATAAGAAAGAGCCAAAGAAGGATGATGAAATTAACCCTGAAGCAGACAGTGAAGATTTGTATGTTGAACGGATCCGTCTTGAAAATATGGACCTAAG CATCAAGAAATTGGTGAGCAAGACTACAATCCAAGAGCCTACTTTTGATAGGATTATTGTTGTCTACAG GAGAGCAAGCCCCAAACCAAATACGGATCGAGGAATATAcgtaaaacatttcaaaaatattccAATGGCAGATCTGGAAATAGTGCTT CCTGAAAAGAAAAATCCAGGATTAACTCCCATGGACTGGGTCAAGTTCCTTGCCTCTGCTGTTGTGGGGCCG GTTACTGTGTTTAGTTCTCTTCAAATGCCTACAGCTGATCTTTGGGTCATCTTTGCCATTTTGTCAACTGTGATTGGTTACTGCGCTAAGACATATTTCAC GTTTGAAGCAAACATGGCTACATATCAGAATTTAATAACACAGTCCATGTATGACAAACAACTCGATAGTGGAAGGGGAACTTTACTTCACTTGTGTGATGATGTGATTCAACAGGAA GTGAAAGAGGTAATCGAGGTAATCATCTCATTCTTTATACTAATGGAGCAAGGTAAAGCCACCATGGAG GATTTGGATCTAAGGTGCGAGGAACTAATTAAAGAGGAATTTGGGGAGAGCTGTAACTTTGATGTAGATGATGCAGTTGAAAAGCTAGAGAAGTTGAAAATTGTTTCTCGG GATTCTATTGGACGATTTTATTGTGTTGGACTGAAACGTGCAAATGAGATTATTGGTGTCACCACTGAGGAACTCGTGCTGAAGGCAAGACAGGGTTCTATTTCAGCTTAA
- the LOC107888464 gene encoding uncharacterized protein isoform X3, with amino-acid sequence MDTKNKDVIRLERESVIPILKPKLIMTLANLIEHGSDRAEFLKFCKRVEYTIRAWYLLQFEDLMQLYSLFDPVHGAQKLQQQNLSSEEVDVLEQNFLTYLFQVMEKSNFKIATDEEIDVALAGQYLLNLPIIVDESKIDKTLLKRYFSEHPQPNLPDFADKYIIFRRGIGIDRTADYFFMEKVDMIIARLWAFLLRLTRLEKLLNRRLRERHKKEPKKDDEINPEADSEDLYVERIRLENMDLRRASPKPNTDRGIYVKHFKNIPMADLEIVLPEKKNPGLTPMDWVKFLASAVVGPVTVFSSLQMPTADLWVIFAILSTVIGYCAKTYFTFEANMATYQNLITQSMYDKQLDSGRGTLLHLCDDVIQQEVKEVIEVIISFFILMEQGKATMEDLDLRCEELIKEEFGESCNFDVDDAVEKLEKLKIVSRDSIGRFYCVGLKRANEIIGVTTEELVLKARQGSISA; translated from the exons ATGGACACCAAAAACAAGGACGTTATTCGATTAGAGCGTGAATCCGTCATCCCCATCCTCAAGCCCAAGCTAATCATGACTTTGGCCAACCTAATTG AACATGGTTCTGATCGGGCCGAATTTCTAAAGTTCTGCAAGAGAGTTGAGTACACGATACGAGCTTGGTATCTTCTCCAATTTGAGGATTTAATG CAATTATACTCCCTCTTCGACCCTGTACATGGGGCTCAGAAATTGCAGCAGCAAAATTTATCTTCTGAAGAAGTAGATGTACTTGAACAGAATTTCTTGACATATTTATTTCAG GTGATGGAGAAGAGTAATTTTAAGATTGCTACAGATGAGGAGATTGATGTCGCACTTGCAGGGCAATATCTTCTTAACCTTCCCATAATAGTTGATGAATCTAAG ATTGACAAGACACTTCTGAAGAGATATTTTTCAGAGCACCCCCAACCAAACCTTCCTGATTTTGCTGATAAG TACATTATCTTCAGACGTGGGATAGGAATTGATCGTACAGCGGATTATTTTTTCATGGAGAAGGTGGATATGATCATTGCACGTCTTTGGGCATTTCTTTTAAGGCTGACACG ATTGGAAAAACTTTTGAACAGAAGATTAAGAGAACGACATAAGAAAGAGCCAAAGAAGGATGATGAAATTAACCCTGAAGCAGACAGTGAAGATTTGTATGTTGAACGGATCCGTCTTGAAAATATGGACCTAAG GAGAGCAAGCCCCAAACCAAATACGGATCGAGGAATATAcgtaaaacatttcaaaaatattccAATGGCAGATCTGGAAATAGTGCTT CCTGAAAAGAAAAATCCAGGATTAACTCCCATGGACTGGGTCAAGTTCCTTGCCTCTGCTGTTGTGGGGCCG GTTACTGTGTTTAGTTCTCTTCAAATGCCTACAGCTGATCTTTGGGTCATCTTTGCCATTTTGTCAACTGTGATTGGTTACTGCGCTAAGACATATTTCAC GTTTGAAGCAAACATGGCTACATATCAGAATTTAATAACACAGTCCATGTATGACAAACAACTCGATAGTGGAAGGGGAACTTTACTTCACTTGTGTGATGATGTGATTCAACAGGAA GTGAAAGAGGTAATCGAGGTAATCATCTCATTCTTTATACTAATGGAGCAAGGTAAAGCCACCATGGAG GATTTGGATCTAAGGTGCGAGGAACTAATTAAAGAGGAATTTGGGGAGAGCTGTAACTTTGATGTAGATGATGCAGTTGAAAAGCTAGAGAAGTTGAAAATTGTTTCTCGG GATTCTATTGGACGATTTTATTGTGTTGGACTGAAACGTGCAAATGAGATTATTGGTGTCACCACTGAGGAACTCGTGCTGAAGGCAAGACAGGGTTCTATTTCAGCTTAA
- the LOC107888464 gene encoding uncharacterized protein isoform X4, whose protein sequence is MDTKNKDVIRLERESVIPILKPKLIMTLANLIEHGSDRAEFLKFCKRVEYTIRAWYLLQFEDLMQLYSLFDPVHGAQKLQQQNLSSEEVDVLEQNFLTYLFQVMEKSNFKIATDEEIDVALAGQYLLNLPIIVDESKIDKTLLKRYFSEHPQPNLPDFADKYIIFRRGIGIDRTADYFFMEKVDMIIARLWAFLLRLTRLEKLLNRRLRERHKKEPKKDDEINPEADSEDLYVERIRLENMDLSSIKKLVSKTTIQEPTFDRIIVVYRRASPKPNTDRGIYVKHFKNIPMADLEIVLPEKKNPGLTPMDWVKFLASAVVGPVTVFSSLQMPTADLWVIFAILSTVIGYCAKTYFTFEANMATYQNLITQSMYDKQLDSGRGTLLHLCDDVIQQEVGERGNRGNHLILYTNGAR, encoded by the exons ATGGACACCAAAAACAAGGACGTTATTCGATTAGAGCGTGAATCCGTCATCCCCATCCTCAAGCCCAAGCTAATCATGACTTTGGCCAACCTAATTG AACATGGTTCTGATCGGGCCGAATTTCTAAAGTTCTGCAAGAGAGTTGAGTACACGATACGAGCTTGGTATCTTCTCCAATTTGAGGATTTAATG CAATTATACTCCCTCTTCGACCCTGTACATGGGGCTCAGAAATTGCAGCAGCAAAATTTATCTTCTGAAGAAGTAGATGTACTTGAACAGAATTTCTTGACATATTTATTTCAG GTGATGGAGAAGAGTAATTTTAAGATTGCTACAGATGAGGAGATTGATGTCGCACTTGCAGGGCAATATCTTCTTAACCTTCCCATAATAGTTGATGAATCTAAG ATTGACAAGACACTTCTGAAGAGATATTTTTCAGAGCACCCCCAACCAAACCTTCCTGATTTTGCTGATAAG TACATTATCTTCAGACGTGGGATAGGAATTGATCGTACAGCGGATTATTTTTTCATGGAGAAGGTGGATATGATCATTGCACGTCTTTGGGCATTTCTTTTAAGGCTGACACG ATTGGAAAAACTTTTGAACAGAAGATTAAGAGAACGACATAAGAAAGAGCCAAAGAAGGATGATGAAATTAACCCTGAAGCAGACAGTGAAGATTTGTATGTTGAACGGATCCGTCTTGAAAATATGGACCTAAG CAGCATCAAGAAATTGGTGAGCAAGACTACAATCCAAGAGCCTACTTTTGATAGGATTATTGTTGTCTACAG GAGAGCAAGCCCCAAACCAAATACGGATCGAGGAATATAcgtaaaacatttcaaaaatattccAATGGCAGATCTGGAAATAGTGCTT CCTGAAAAGAAAAATCCAGGATTAACTCCCATGGACTGGGTCAAGTTCCTTGCCTCTGCTGTTGTGGGGCCG GTTACTGTGTTTAGTTCTCTTCAAATGCCTACAGCTGATCTTTGGGTCATCTTTGCCATTTTGTCAACTGTGATTGGTTACTGCGCTAAGACATATTTCAC GTTTGAAGCAAACATGGCTACATATCAGAATTTAATAACACAGTCCATGTATGACAAACAACTCGATAGTGGAAGGGGAACTTTACTTCACTTGTGTGATGATGTGATTCAACAGGAAGTAG GTGAAAGAGGTAATCGAGGTAATCATCTCATTCTTTATACTAATGGAGCAAGGTAA
- the LOC107888463 gene encoding chalcone synthase 2, producing the protein MAMATVEEIRKAQRAQGPATVLAIGTATPPNCVFQADYPDYYFRITNSDHMTDLKHKFKRMCDKSMIKKRHMYLTEEILKENPNMCAYMASSLDARQDIVVVEVPKLGKEAATKAIKEWGHPKSKITHLVFCTTSGVDMPGADYQLTKLLGLRPSVKRIMMYQQGCFAGGTVLRLAKDLAENNKDARVLVVCSEITAVTFRGPSDTHLDSLVGQALFADGAGAVIIGADPDSKTERPLYQFVSAAQTILPDSDGAIDGHLREVGLNFHLLKDVPGLISKNIEKSLVEAFSPIGIWDWNSIFWIAHPGGPAILDQIEAKLCLKEDKLRATRHVLSEFGNMSSACVLFIMDEMRKKSLDQGMPTTGEGYEWGVLFGFGPGLTVETVVLHSIPTRAN; encoded by the exons ATGGCAATGGCTACCGTTGAGGAGATTAGGAAGGCCCAAAGAGCCCAGGGTCCTGCAACCGTCCTCGCCATTGGCACCGCCACTCCTCCCAACTGCGTTTTCCAGGCTGACTATCCTGACTACTACTTCCGCATCACCAACAGCGACCACATGACGGACCTCAAACACAAATTCAAGCGCATGT GCGACAAGTCAATGATCAAGAAACGTCACATGTACCTGACTGAGGAAATCTTGAAGGAAAATCCAAACATGTGCGCCTACATGGCTTCATCTCTGGACGCGCGCCAAGACATAGTGGTGGTGGAGGTGCCAAAGCTGGGAAAAGAAGCAGCAACAAAGGCCATCAAAGAATGGGGGCACCCTAAATCTAAGATCACCCACCTTGTTTTCTGCACTACTTCTGGTGTAGACATGCCGGGTGCGGACTACCAACTTACCAAGCTCCTAGGACTGAGACCTTCCGTGAAGAGGATCATGATGTATCAGCAAGGCTGCTTTGCTGGTGGAACCGTGCTTCGTCTCGCCAAAGATTTGGCTGAAAATAACAAGGACGCTCGGGTTCTGGTGGTGTGCTCCGAGATCACGGCTGTCACTTTTCGTGGACCCTCTGATACGCACTTGGATTCTCTGGTGGGTCAAGCACTTTTTGCTGATGGCGCTGGAGCTGTCATCATAGGCGCAGACCCTGATTCCAAAACTGAACGCCCACTATACCAGTTTGTATCAGCTGCTCAGACAATCTTGCCAGATTCAGATGGGGCAATTGACGGACACTTGCGTGAAGTCGGCCTCAATTTCCATTTGTTGAAAGACGTACCTGGATTGATCTCAAAGAACATAGAAAAAAGCTTGGTTGAAGCATTCTCACCAATTGGCATCTGGGACTGGAACTCCATCTTCTGGATCGCTCACCCTGGTGGCCCTGCAATACTTGACCAAATCGAAGCCAAACTATGTCTCAAAGAAGACAAACTCAGGGCTACCCGTCATGTGCTGAGCGAGTTTGGCAACATGTCAAGTGCATGTGTGTTATTTATCATGGACGAGATGAGAAAGAAATCCCTTGACCAAGGTATGCCCACCACCGGTGAAGGGTATGAGTGGGGTGTCCTTTTCGGATTCGGTCCAGGTCTCACTGTGGAAACTGTTGTGCTACACAGTATACCTACACGGGCAAACTGA
- the LOC107889827 gene encoding UDP-glycosyltransferase 89A2-like — MGALVGSTFGYIWNSVEKVKSLSEIEFGYLPGYPGLQAGTFAILTHVGHNRVFSVGPLSLVGPDVSDRGNLGSVSDINVEVLTWLDRCPDGSVVYVCLGSQKLLRKEQMEALANGLEKSGTRFIWWRIRAQLNSRSKGSE; from the exons ATGG GTGCACTTGTGGGTTCTACCTTTGGTTATATTTGGAACAGCGTTGAAAAAGTGAAGTCTTTGAGTGAAATAGAGTTTGGTTATTTACCTGGATACCCTGGTCTTCAAGCAGGAACATTTGCCATCCTT ACACATGTAGGTCATAATCGTGTTTTCAGTGTTGGACCACTAAGTTTGGTAGGCCCTGATGTATCGGATCGGGGCAATTTAGGTTCTGTGTCTGACATAAATGTCGAGGTCTTGACTTGGCTTGATCGATGTCCTGATGGTTCAGTTGTTTATGTTTGCCTCGGGAGCCAAAAGCTGTTGAGAAAAGAACAAATGGAAGCCTTGGCTAATGGACTTGAAAAGAGTGGCACACGATTTATCTGGTGGCGAATTCGGGCACAACT